Below is a window of Planctomycetota bacterium DNA.
CAAGGACTTCGACCTGACCCGCGAGGCCTCGGTGGAGCGGATGTACGAGGCCCTGAAGCCCGACGTGGTTTTCCACCTGGCCGCCGAGGTGGGAGGCATCGGCGCCAACATGCAGAACCCGGGGCGCTACTTCTTCGCCAACATGTCGATGGCGCTGCATCTGATCGAGCAGGCGCGGCAGCGGAAACTCCGCAAGTTCGTGCAGGTGGGCACCATCTGCGCCTATCCGAAATTCACGCCGGTGCCCTTCAAGGAGAGCGATCTCTGGAATGGCTATCCCGAGGAAACCAACGCGCCCTACGGCGTCGCCAAGAAGGCGGCGATGGTCATGCTCGATGCGTATCAGCGTCAGTACGGCCTGAAGTCAACCTATGTCCTGCCGGTCAATCTCTACGGCCCCGGCGACAACTTCAACCTGGACACTTCGCATGTGATTCCGGCGCTGATCCGCAAATGCGTGGAGGCGGTCGACGCGAAGTCGGGGCACATCGAATGCTGGGGCACGGGCTCTGCCAGCCGTGAGTTTCTCTACGTCGACGACGCCGCCGAGGGATTGATCCGCGCCGCCGAAGTGCTGGACACGCCGGAGCCCATCAATCTTGGAACGGGCAAGGAAATCACCATCAAAGAGTTGGTGGCGCTGATTGCCCGGCTCAGCGGCTTCGCAGGAGAGATCCGCTGGAACGCTTCCAAGCCTGACGGCCAGCCGCGGCGCTGCCTTGATGTCTCCAAAGCCGCCTCGATGCTGGGATGGCGGGCGCAAGTCGGGTTTGAAGAGGGATTGAAGCGAACCATCGAGTGGTACCGTTCGAAAGGGCGATGACGCATTCCGGCGACATTTTCGCGGCGGCGCTCAAGCCCCCGTCGGGTTTGGACGAATGAAAGGCGTTATCTTCCCCACCCGGCCGTTTTCAGCGGCCCGTCTATTCCTCACGCCGCGCACCCCATGAAGCAGATCCTCCAGAACATCAAAGATGGCCGCACCGAAGTCGCCGAAGTCCCGGTTCCGCACGTCGGCCGCGGCGCGCTGCTGATCCATTCGTCGCGCACGCTGATCTCCGCGGGCACCGAGCGCATGATGGTGGATTTTGGCAAGGCCAACTTCCTGGACAAGGCGCGACAGCAGCCCGACAAGGTCAAGCAGGTGCTGAGCAAGATCAAGACCGACGGACTCATGCCGACCATCGAGGCGGTGATGAACAAGCTCGACCAGCCCCTGGCGATGGGCTACTGCAACGTGGGCACGGTGGCGGAGGTCGGCGCGGGTGTGACCGGTTTCGCCATTGGCGACCGCGTGGCCAGCAATGGCAAGCACGCCCAAGTCGTCAGCGTGCCGGTGAATCTTTCCGCGAAAGTCCCCGACAATGTCTCCGACGACGCCGCGGCCTTCACCGTGATCGGCGCGATCGCCCTGCAGGGCGTGCGCCTGGTCCAGCCGACGCTGGGCGAAGTGGTGGTGGTGACCGGCATGGGCCTGATCGGTTTGATCACGGTGCAATTGCTCCGCGCCCATGGGTGCCGCGTGCTGGGCATCGATTTTGATTCCAAGAAATTGGCGATGGCGAAGGAGTTCGGCGCCGAGACCGTGGACCTCTCGATGGGGCAGGATCCGATCGCCG
It encodes the following:
- a CDS encoding GDP-L-fucose synthase gives rise to the protein MTQSTEQSFRGQRIAVTGGAGFLGRVVVEKLKARGAAEILVPRRKDFDLTREASVERMYEALKPDVVFHLAAEVGGIGANMQNPGRYFFANMSMALHLIEQARQRKLRKFVQVGTICAYPKFTPVPFKESDLWNGYPEETNAPYGVAKKAAMVMLDAYQRQYGLKSTYVLPVNLYGPGDNFNLDTSHVIPALIRKCVEAVDAKSGHIECWGTGSASREFLYVDDAAEGLIRAAEVLDTPEPINLGTGKEITIKELVALIARLSGFAGEIRWNASKPDGQPRRCLDVSKAASMLGWRAQVGFEEGLKRTIEWYRSKGR